A genomic segment from Artemia franciscana unplaced genomic scaffold, ASM3288406v1 Scaffold_4223, whole genome shotgun sequence encodes:
- the LOC136043270 gene encoding uncharacterized protein LOC136043270, whose product ECTIHLKPGAVPIVHPVRRKPFALHDKLESELEQLEKTGNYTKGHNSNGVGELNCHCGKTRRFSTFVFRSKDLNNAIQRPYYPMPTFKDVAAQLHGHNRFTKLDTKSGYWILKLSDELSIMTTFNTPFGRY is encoded by the coding sequence TGAATGCACCATACATCTGAAGCCAGGCGCTGTGCCAATTGTACATCCAGTGAGACGCAAACCATTTGCCCTTCATGACAAGCTGGAAAGTGAGTTAGAACAGCTGGAAAAAACAGGGAATTATACAAAAGGCCACAACTCCAATGGGGTGGGTGAACTCAATTGTCACTGTGGAAAAACAAGACGGTTCTCTACGTTTGTGTTTAGATCCAAGGATCTAAATAATGCTATACAACGACCCTATTACCCCATGCCAACTTTTAAAGATGTAGCTGCACAGCTCCATGGTCACAACAGATTCACCAAACTAGATACAAAGTCCGGATATTGGATTCTCAAACTATCAGATGAATTATCAATAATGACAACTTTTAATACACCATTTGGAAGGTATTGA